A region from the Nostoc sp. HK-01 genome encodes:
- a CDS encoding small GTP-binding protein, which translates to MANSANDSSDERAFWENVNTQFEEKVQDFSKTLNIAIIGKVSSGKSSLINALLKRSRKKALAQVGAEAGVTTKLQILRLDERVRLIDSPGLDDVRAENSEVTRDFLKHIDIGILVLTGAADASQKRYLDDLRAHCDSVFVVLNKIDEWDKHLPSALENVITQWKEVLKVEKIYPVCAFGYGNDISPSTPLDIRGVYWLREDIENFLASKGKDLLLARHMGEKKSYAIGIIATALVAVVVQAFIPGSAAYITATQASAIVALSYLYTGEIISSKAAFAILPAFASEAATTTLFLWVKSFLPPTGVVDVAAAVISVSITLAILATVNSVLETGAKLEEEELLKSKFRTYRKQAETALKGLALTDLKDLPSLRGIIEKFI; encoded by the coding sequence ATGGCTAATTCAGCAAATGATAGTTCAGATGAAAGAGCGTTTTGGGAAAATGTCAATACTCAATTTGAGGAAAAAGTCCAAGATTTTTCTAAAACTTTGAATATAGCTATTATTGGAAAAGTTAGTTCTGGGAAAAGCTCATTAATTAATGCTTTACTCAAACGTAGTCGTAAAAAAGCCCTAGCTCAAGTGGGTGCTGAGGCTGGCGTAACTACAAAATTACAAATTTTGCGATTAGATGAAAGAGTTAGACTTATAGACTCACCAGGACTTGATGATGTCCGCGCCGAAAATAGTGAAGTTACACGAGACTTTCTAAAACATATCGACATCGGTATATTAGTTTTAACAGGAGCTGCTGATGCTTCTCAAAAAAGATATTTAGATGATCTTCGAGCGCATTGTGATTCTGTATTTGTTGTTTTGAATAAAATTGATGAATGGGATAAGCATTTACCTTCAGCTTTAGAAAATGTTATTACTCAGTGGAAAGAGGTGCTGAAAGTAGAAAAAATTTACCCAGTGTGTGCATTTGGCTATGGTAATGATATTTCACCTAGCACTCCACTAGATATTCGTGGTGTCTATTGGCTTCGGGAGGATATAGAAAATTTTTTAGCGTCAAAGGGAAAGGATCTACTACTCGCTCGTCACATGGGTGAGAAAAAATCATACGCGATAGGCATTATCGCAACTGCATTAGTTGCAGTTGTTGTTCAAGCATTTATTCCTGGTAGCGCAGCTTACATAACAGCTACACAAGCTTCTGCAATTGTTGCTCTCTCATATTTGTATACTGGAGAAATTATTTCATCAAAAGCTGCCTTTGCTATATTGCCTGCTTTTGCAAGTGAGGCAGCTACAACAACTTTATTTCTGTGGGTAAAATCATTTTTACCACCAACAGGAGTTGTCGATGTTGCAGCAGCAGTTATTAGTGTAAGTATTACCCTCGCTATTTTAGCTACTGTAAATTCTGTACTTGAAACTGGAGCAAAACTAGAGGAAGAAGAACTCCTGAAATCAAAATTCCGAACTTACCGCAAGCAAGCAGAAACAGCTTTAAAAGGTTTAGCTCTCACAGATTTGAAAGATTTACCTTCTTTGAGAGGGATTATAGAAAAATTTATTTAG